A region of Lycium barbarum isolate Lr01 chromosome 1, ASM1917538v2, whole genome shotgun sequence DNA encodes the following proteins:
- the LOC132608494 gene encoding cytochrome P450 CYP72A219-like, producing MQHISLAISSAIILIILLRWGWKLLNWLWLQPSNLEKSLRELGFRGNSYRLLFGDMKEILKMDEESKSKPIKFSHDIVPRIMPFIHKTIIDYGKNCFIWLGPNPAMLITDPDLIREILSKSNIFQKPLPTALTKLLAEGILSYEADKWAKHRRIINPAFHLDKLMHMVPSFHSTTCEMLSKWEKIVSTEGSEVDVWPYLQTLTSDAISRTAFGSSYEEGRKIFELQQELAKIILKGTESSYISFLPTKEKRRMNHIHHEVKLLILRIINKRMNEIETGEASNSDDLLGILLESNLKEIQENGNKKFGMSIDEVIEECKLFYFAGQETTSALLTWSMIVLSKHSNWQARAREEVWQIFGNNMPDYDKLNQLKVVTTIIQEVLRLYPPLFLMGREVNKETKLGNLTLPSGLQLLLPTILLHHDQEIWGEDVKEFNPERFSEGVKKATKGKFAYFPFSWGPRNCIGQNFAMLEAKMALAMILQHYAFEVSPSYAHVPYSVLTLQPQYGAQLILQKL from the exons atgcaacaCATTTCACTTGCAATTTCATCTGCTATAATATTAATTATTCTTTTGAGATGGGGTTGGAAACTCTTGAATTGGCTCTGGTTGCAGCCAAGTAATTTGGAGAAAAGCCTCAGAGAATTGGGTTTCAGGGGAAATTCTTACAGGCTGTTGTTTGGAGACATGAAAGAAATTTTGAAGATGGATGAAGAATCTAAGTCCAAGCCTATTAAATTCTCACATGATATTGTGCCTAGAATCATGCCTTTCATCCACAAAACCATCATTGATTA TGGCAAAAATTGTTTTATATGGTTGGGGCCAAATCCAGCAATGCTCATCACGGACCCGGACCTTATTAGGGAGATCTTGTCAAAGAGTAATATTTTCCAGAAGCCTCTGCCTACTGCACTCACAAAGTTGCTAGCGGAAGGAATCTTGAGCTATGAAGCTGATAAATGGGCTAAACATAGAAGAATCATCAATCCTGCTTTTCACCTTGACAAGTTGATG CATATGGTACCTTCCTTCCATTCGACTACTTGTGAGATGTTGAGCAAATGGGAGAAAATTGTCTCGACAGAAGGATCCGAGGTAGATGTCTGGCCTTATCTTCAAACTTTGACAAGTGATGCCATCTCAAGAACTGCCTTTGGCAGTAGCTATGAAGAAGGCAGAAAGATATTTGAACTACaacaagaactagccaaaataattttaaaaggGACAGAGTCAAGTTATATTAG TTTTCTGccgacgaaagagaagagaaggaTGAACCATATACATCATGAAGTAAAATTGCTCATATTGAGAATTATCAATAAAAGAATGAATGAAATTGAAACAGGGGAAGCATCAAATAGTGATGACTTATTGGGCATATTATTGGAATCCAACTTGAAAGAAATCCAGGAAAATGGAAATAAGAAATTTGGAATGAGCATCGATGAGGTAATTGAAGAGTGTAAGTTGTTTTATTTTGCTGGACAAGAGACTACTTCAGCTTTGCTAACATGGTCGATGATTGTATTGAGCAAACACTCCAATTGGCAAGCTCGTGCTAGAGAAGAGGTTTGGCAAATCTTTGGTAACAACATGCCTGATTATGACAAGTTGAATCAACTCAAAGTT GTAACCACGATTATTCAAGAAGTCTTGAGATTGTATCCACCACTCTTTTTGATGGGTAGAGAGGTAAATAAAGAAACCAAATTAGGAAACTTAACACTACCAAGTGGTCTGCAACTCCTATTGCCAACAATATTGTTGCATCATGACCAAGAAATATGGGGTGAAGATGTTAAGGAGTTCAATCCTGAGAGGTTTAGTGAAGGAGTCAAAAAAGCAACAAAAGGGAAATTTGCATATTTTCCATTTAGTTGGGGACCAAGAAATTGCATTGGACAAAACTTTGCTATGTTAGAGGCTAAAATGGCACTTGCTATGATCCTACAACACTATGCTTTTGAGGTTTCTCCATCTTATGCTCATGTTCCTTATTCAGTGCTAACTCTTCAACCTCAATATGGCGCTCAGCTAATTCTACAAAAGCTTTAG
- the LOC132629819 gene encoding cytochrome P450 CYP72A219-like, protein MPFHMEISYYNFKITIFSFAFIFVLRWTWRILNYVWFKPKKLEKCLRQQDFKGNSYKFLFGDMKEMKKMGEEATSKPIDFTHDMIWPRVSPFIHKTITNYGKNCFVWMGPRPAVLITEPELIREVLTKNYVYQKARSSPLSKFLVAGLANHETDKWATHRRLLNPAFHLDKLKHMLPAFKLTVSEVLSKWEKIVLKEGSEIDVWPYLQTLTSDAISRTAFGSSYEEGRKIFELQKEQLQLISKVSRTIYIPGWRFLPTKSNKRMKQIFNEVRALVLGIINKRLRMIEAGEEHDDLLGILLASNLKEIQQHGHKKFGMSTDEVIEECKLFYFAGQETTSTLLVWTMILLCKHPIWQERAREEVLQVFGSDEIDYDKLNQLKVVTMILNEVLRLYPSGYFINRLVTKDTKLGNLCLPSGVQLILATILLHHDIEIWGDDAMEFNPERFSEGILKATKGQAVFFPFSWGPRICIGQNFAMLEAKMAMAMILKHYAFELSPSYVHAPHPVLLQPQYGAQLILDKL, encoded by the exons ATGCCTTTCCATATGGAGATATCATATTACAACTTCAAAATTACAATATTTTCATTtgcatttatttttgttttaagatGGACATGGAGAATCTTGAATTATGTTTGGTTCAAACCAAAAAAGTTGGAGAAATGCCTAAGACAacaagatttcaaaggaaattcATACAAGTTCTTGTTTGGGGACATGAAAGAGATGAAGAAGATGGGTGAAGAAGCTACGTCCAAACCTATTGATTTCACACATGACATGATTTGGCCTAGAGTTAGCCCCTTCATTCACAAAACAATCACCAATTATG GTAAGAATTGTTTTGTGTGGATGGGGCCAAGACCAGCAGTCCTCATCACAGAGCCCGAACTTATAAGGGAGGTACTAACAAAGAACTACGTTTATCAGAAGGCTCGTAGCAGTCCACTCTCTAAGTTTTTAGTAGCTGGACTTGCAAACCATGAAACAGATAAATGGGCCACACACAGAAGGCTTCTCAATCCTGCTTTTCACCTTGACAAGTTGAAG CATATGCTACCTGCATTCAAATTGACTGTTAGCGAGGTGTTGAGCAAATGGGAGAAAATTGTGTTGAAAGAAGGATCAGAGATAGATGTGTGGCCATATCTCCAAACTTTGACAAGTGATGCAATTTCAAGAACTGCTTTTGGCAGTAGTTATGAAGAAGGAAGAAAGATTTTTGAACTTCAAAAAGAACAACTTCAACTGATCTCAAAAGTGTCACGCACAATATACATTCCAGGATGGAG GTTTTTGCCAACTAAAAGCAACAAAAGGATGAAGCAAATCTTCAATGAAGTAAGAGCACTTGTATTGGGAATTATCAATAAAAGATTGAGGATGATTGAAGCTGGAGAAGAGCATGATGATTTATTGGGTATATTATTAGCATCCAATTTAAAAGAAATTCAACAACATGGACACAAAAAATTTGGTATGAGCACAGATGAGGTGATTGAAGAGTGTAAATTGTTCTATTTTGCTGGGCAAGAGACTACTTCAACTTTACTTGTATGGACAATGATTTTATTGTGCAAGCATCCTATTTGGCAAGAGAGAGCTAGAGAAGAGGTTCTACAAGTTTTTGGAAGTGATGAAATTGACTATGACAAGTTGAATCAGCTAAAAGTA GTGACTATGATCTTAAACGAAGTCTTAAGGTTGTATCCATCAGGATATTTTATCAATCGACTGGTGACAAAGGACACAAAGTTAGGGAATTTGTGTTTACCCTCTGGGGTGCAACTCATATTAGCAACAATTTTGTTGCATCATGATATTGAAATATGGGGAGATGATGCAATGGAGTTCAATCCTGAGAGATTTAGTGAAGGGATATTAAAAGCAACAAAAGGACAAGCTGTATTTTTTCCATTTAGCTGGGGTCCAAGAATATGCATAGGCCAAAACTTTGCCATGTTAGAGGCAAAAATGGCAATGGCCATGATTCTAAAACACTATGCATTTGAACTCTCCCCGTCTTATGTTCATGCTCCTCATCCAGTATTGCTTCAACCTCAATATGGTGCTCAATTAATTTTGGACAAGTTGTAG
- the LOC132607777 gene encoding cytochrome P450 CYP72A219-like — translation MEIPYYYNLKLALFACAFILVLRWAWRILNWVWLKPKKLEKCLRQQGFKGNSYKLLFGDMKEMMKMGKEALSKPIDFSHDLIWPRIMPFFHKTITSYGKNCFGWYGPRPAIVIVDPELITEVLTKNYIYQKPPGNALTRLAANGLAGYEADKWAKHRRLINPAFHLDKLKHMLPAFQLTSSEMLSKWEKFVSKEGSEIDVWPYLQTMTSDAISRTAFGSSYEEGKKIFELQKEQMGLLLQVARSLYIPGWRFVPTKTNRRMKQIFNEVRTLVFGIINKRMMMIEAGEAHDDLLGILLASNLQEVQQHGHKKFGMSIDEVIEECKLFYLAGQETTSALLVWTMILLCKYPIWQERAREEVLQVFGSDEVDYDKLNQLKVATMILHEVLRLYPSGYFINRVVTKDTQLGNLYLPSGVQLMLATILLHHDTEIWGDDAMEFNPERFSDGVAKATKGQVVFFPFSWGPRICVGQNFAMLEAKMAIAMILKHYAFELSPSYAHAPHPLLLQPQYGAHLILYKL, via the exons ATGGAGATACCTTATTATTACAACTTAAAACTTGCATTATTTGCATGTGCATTTATCTTAGTATTAAGATGGGCATGGAGAATCTTGAATTGGGTTTGGCTCAAACCAAAAAAATTGGAGAAATGCCTAAGACAACAAGGTTTCAAGGGAAACTCTTACAAGTTGTTGTTTGGAGATATGAAAGAGATGATGAAAATGGGAAAAGAAGCTTTGTCAAAGCCTATTGATTTCTCACATGACTTGATTTGGCCTAGAATCATGCCCTTCTTCCACAAAACCATCACAAGTTATG GTAAGAATTGTTTTGGGTGGTATGGGCCAAGACCAGCAATTGTTATCGTGGACCCTGAACTTATAACGGAAGTGCTAACGAAGAATTACATTTACCAGAAGCCACCTGGCAATGCACTCACGAGGTTGGCAGCAAATGGGCTTGCTGGCTATGAAGCAGATAAATGGGCTAAACATAGAAGACTTATCAATCCTGCTTTTCACCTCGACAAATTGAAG CACATGTTGCCTGCATTTCAGTTGACTTCTTCTGAGATGTTGAGCAAATGGGAGAAATTTGTCTCGAAAGAAGGATCAGAGATAGATGTGTGGCCATATCTTCAAACTATGACAAGTGATGCAATTTCAAGAACTGCATTTGGCAGTAGCTATGAAGAAGGAAAAAAGATTTTTGAACTTCAAAAGGAACAAATGGGACTACTTTTACAAGTAGCACGTTCATTATACATCCCCGGATGGAG GTTTGTACCAACAAAAACGAATAGAAGGATGAAGCAAATCTTCAATGAAGTAAGAACACTTGTTTTTGGAATTATCAATAAAAGAATGATGATGATTGAAGCTGGGGAAGCACATGATGACTTGTTGGGCATATTATTGGCATCAAATCTACAAGAAGTCCAACAACATGGACATAAGAAATTTGGTATGAGCATTGATGAGGTGATTGAAGAGTGCAAACTATTTTATCTTGCTGGTCAGGAGACTACTTCAGCCTTACTTGTATGGACAATGATTTTATTGTGCAAATATCCTATTTGGCAAGAAAGAGCTAGAGAAGAGGTCCTACAGGTGTTTGGAAGTGATGAAGTTGACTATGACAAGTTGAATCAGCTAAAAGTA GCGACTATGATCTTACACGAGGTCTTAAGGTTGTATCCATCAGGATATTTTATTAACCGAGTGGTAACCAAAGACACACAGTTAGGGAATTTGTATTTACCCTCTGGGGTGCAACTTATGTTAGCCACAATTTTGTTGCATCATGATACTGAAATATGGGGAGATGATGCAATGGAGTTCAACCCTGAGAGATTTAGTGATGGAGTTGCCAAAGCAACAAAAGGCCAAGTTGTATTTTTCCCATTTAGTTGGGGTCCAAGAATATGCGTTGGCCAAAACTTTGCTATGTTAGAGGCAAAAATGGCAATTGCCATGATTCTCAAACACTATGCATTTGAACTCTCTCCATCTTATGCTCATGCTCCTCATCCACTATTGCTTCAACCTCAATATGGAGCTCATTTGATTTTGTACAAGTTGTAG